Within the Streptomyces sp. NBC_00554 genome, the region GAGACAAGGCCTATGGCGCCGAACACCGAGTAGATCGCGTCGTATTGTCCCCCGGTGGCCTGCAGGAAGGTCACGGCGTGGCCAGCCACGAGGGTGATTCTGTCCAGCCGCCCGTAGTGGGAGCGGGCGCGGCGCACCTGCAGACCCACCAGGTCCACCCCGGTGACGATGGCGCCGTGGCGGGCGGCGAGGTGAGCGACGTTGCGACCAGGACCGCAGCCGAGTTCCAGCACACTCCTTTGCCGCAGGTCCCTGCCGAGGATCTCGGCACCGGGACCGAGGCCACGGCGGGTGGTCCACTCCATGCGCTTGGGTACGGGCAGGGCCTGAGCGGGCCCGGCGGCACTTCGCTGGAAGGCCTGGAAGTGCCAGGCGGAGACTTGGGCAGGCACCTAGACCTCCAGGAGTTGGAGTACGTCGATGAGGTGCCGGCGGACGACCTTGATGGAGGCGAGATCAGTGGCCGGGGCATCGAGCCATCGGACGATCTGCTCCAGGAACCGCTCGGTGACCCACATCCGGTGCCAGCCCACGGCCCACGCTTCCGCGGCCAGGCCGCCGCCACGCTGGGCGAGTACGTCCGGGGCGCCGCCTGCGGTGACGTACTGCTCAAGGAAGGCCCCCAGTCGTAGCGGGTCGGGGGCATGGAGGGTGGTGTGCCAACTGGCGAGATCGAGCAGGCCGGGGCCGGTGAAGGCGCGTGCCATGTCCAGTAGCCGCCAGCCGGTGGGGCCGATGTGAAGACTGGTGGGGTGGAACTCGGCGTGCACCCAGCCGAACGGGGCCACGGCGGCTCCGGTCGCGCGGGCGGTGGCGGCCCGGGCGATCTGGTCCAGGGCCTCCTTGATGTCGCCCGTGTCCTGCCAGCGGTCGGCCTGCGGAGCTGGTCGAGATGGCCGAGCGCCCGGTCCGGCAGGGCGCGGAGTCCCGCCTCATGGAGTACGGGCAGGAAGGGCGCCGCGGGAGCACTGTGCAGGACGACTGCGGCGGCGGCACCGTCGGGATCGTCTGCGTCACGGACGGGGGTGCCGAGGTCTTCGAGGAGCATTCCGAGCCAGGCGTCGCGTACGACGGAGGAGCGGACCTGCGGCACCGGGATACCGCGCAGGTGCGCGAGGCGCAGGGCCAGATCCTCGCTGTGGAAGGGCTTCTCGGCGTACTTGAAGATCGCCGTCCGGCCGTCGGGGAAGGTCACCCGCTCGAATCCCGATGTCGGCCGCAGCCGGATCTCCTCCCGGGTGGGTGTGGGCCGGCCGGTGAGGGTGCACAGGTTGGTCAGCAGGGTGGTGGTGAGGGGATTGTGCATGAGCGATGCTCCTGGAGCGGAGAGGAGGTGTCCCGCGAAGCCGGTCGGCCCGCCCGGGACTTCGGCTGGGGCTCCACGCGGCCGAAGTCGCGCGCTGGGCGTGGATCAGCTCGATCCCGCCGGCCTTGAACCGGGCCGGATGGGCAGGGGTATTGGCTGTCGAGGCACCGCAGGGCGCATCAGCTCGCGGCGGTCCCGGCGCGGATTGGCAGGCTGTACACCAGGCGCCCGCCGAGTGCTGCGCGGGTCTTGGCGTACTCGACACGGCGGTACTCGTTGAACCAGTCAGCTGTGATGGGCCGTGGTGCCGATGGTCGGCATCGGCGTTTTCGTCTCCTGCCAGGCGGGCTCCGGACACTTGAAGGGCCGGGCCCACGGCGGGGCGTACGGAACCCCGGGGGCCGTGTGGCCCCCGGGAGCGCTGGATCGCGGCCAGGCTGATCCGGGCGGCTGCTCTGTGCCGCATGCTGCATGGCGTGGTCCTTGAGCGATCGCGGAGAAGAGTCGTACATGAGGTACGGGACAACCGCCTTCGCAGGGTGCGAGGTGAGGAGCGCAACCACATCCCCCGGGGGCGGGGGCCGAGTGATCCCGTGAGCTTGCTCGCGCGAGAGCCCCTCCTCGTCGACAGCAGGAGGGGCTCCCGCGGCCCCGGCTGGGGGAGTCGGGTTAGACAACCGGGGCCTGGCCGCCTGCACGGACCTGCACGGGAGGGTCAAATCCGCGGGCGGAGATTCGGTGCGCCGCCAGGGGGCGCCGGGCTATCGGTTTCGGAGCGGGCCGGGGCTCGCGGGGCGGATGCCTTCGCCGCCGGCCCCGCCGCGTCCTCGGGTGCGGTGAGGAACTGATACATGCCGCACATCAGCAGGAAGAACTGGTCGTCTTCTGACACGCCGGGTTCCTTGCGACCGCCCGTCCGGAGGTGGCGACGCGTCGGCAGCCGGAGGAGTGCGGGCGGGGGCTGCGCAGGCCTCGCGAAGTCCACCAGGTGCGGCCGGTACACGGGACGGATCCCCGTCCAGCCCGTGTCGGGTCTTCTCTCGGCGTTCCACGCCCTATTGAGAGCGATCCTCACAAGCCACCTCACCTCTGATTTCCATCCCAGTAGGCCTGCGCGGCGCGGTCGTCCTCCGGGGTCCAGTACGCGGGCTCTGGCGCGATGCCGTGGCTGTACGGGTAGTGGTGCGGAGGAGCCGCGTACTGCTGCACATACACCGGAACCTGCGCGGCATACCCGTGCTCGGGGACCCCGGCGGGGTCGTACCGGCCCGGTGCAGCGGGGGGCCTGACGTCCTGTGGCCGGCGGGGCCCGGGGATGGGCACCTGGAACTCCCGGGTGTCGGCTTCCTGTTCGGAATGCCGGGCAGGGGCGTCCGCCTGCGGTTCGGCTCCCGGCAGCAGCACCTGCACCTCTTCGGCGCCCGCCTTGCGGCGCTGCTGTGCCCATTCCTCGACCTGGCTGCGGCAGGCGAGGTCGAGGTGCTGCACGCGCGTCAGGTCCACCTGGACCCTTCGCTCGTTCGCGACCGACTCCAGGGATTCGATCAGGCGCGGCAGCCGCAGGAAGGTCGCGTTGCCGTGCATCTCCAGGCGTACGGTGCCGTTGTCCGTGGTCTTGTGGATGGTGATCCGGGACATGCGCAGGGCGACCAGGACGATGGCGACGGCCAGGCCGGCCACCACTCCTTCGAGCAGGTTGGCGACCATGATGGCAAGGGTCGTGATGATCATGACGATGCCCTCGCCGCGGTCGGTCCGCCACATCTTCGGGAAGGCAGGGGGGTCGAAGAGCTTCCAGCCGGCGTGGACGAGGATCCCGGAGAGCACCGCCACGGGGATGAGCCCGAGCAGGCCGGGGAGCAGGAGCCCGAATCCGAGCAGCCATCCGCCGTGCAGAATGCGGGAGACCTTGGTCTTGGCTCCGGCCTGTACGTTGGCGGCGCTGCGGGCGATCACCGCGGTCATGGGCAGTGCACCCAGAAACCCGCACAGCGTATTGCCGACGCCCTGGGAGAACAGCTCCGCGTTGTACTGGGTACGCGGCCCGTCGTGCATCTTGTCGACGGCGGCGGCGCTGAAGAGGCTTTCGGCGGAGGCGATGACAGCGAAGGTGATGACCATGGTGATCACTTCGGGTTCGGCGAGTCCGGCGAACCCGCTCGGCCCGGCGAAGTGCACTGCCCCCAGCAGGTTGCCGACCTCCACGCGCTTGACGTCGAAGCCGGGCAGAGCGGCGAGCACCGAGCCGAGCATGACCGCGACCAGCGGGGCGGGCAGCTTGCCGAGGGGAGCGGGAACCTTCTTCCACAGGAAGCACAAGGCCAGGGAGAGGGCTCCGAGGATGAGGGCGTAGCGCTTGTGCGGTTCGGCGAAGACGGCAGTCATCAGGTCGGGGAGGCCGGCGATGTTCTTCAGGGCCGAGCCGAGCTGCTTGGAGTCCGTGAGGGCGTAGGTCTGGCTGAGGATGAGGGGGAGCCCGATGCCGGCCAGCATGCCCTGTACCACGGCGAGTGAGATGGACTGGAACAGGCGCCCCATGCGGAGCGCGCCGAGCGCCATCTGGATCAGGCCGGAGACCAGGACGACGGGGCCGAGCAGGGCCAGACCATGCGCGCCGACGAATTCCAGGACGAGCGCGGCGAGTCCGGCGGCCGGTCCGCTGACCTGGAGACGGCTGCCGGGCAGGAAGCCGACGACCAGGCCGCCGATGATCCCGGAGATGATGCCGAGGGCGACCGGGACGCCGGAGGCGGCCGCGACGCCGATGCACAACGGGAGGGCGACCAGGAAGACGACGAGTGAGGCGACGATGTCCGTGCCGGGGGCGGCGGAACCGGCCGACTGACCGGGAGCCCTTCGCGCATGGCGTGCACTGCGATTTCGTGCGTTCGACACAATGCTCCTTTCACTCACACCGGTTGCCCGGTGCGGGTGGGAGTGGCGAGCGGGGGCGCGGTGTCAGTGCCGGCCGAAGGTCCCCTCTATGTCGTCGCGCTCCCAGACCCCTCCGGTGTCCACCCGGTAGAACCAGCCGTGCAGGTTCAGCAGGCCCTCGGCCCTCCTGCGCTCGACCTGGGGGTAGCCGCGCAGCGTCTCCAGCTGGGCGGTGACGTGCCGTTGCACGATCTTCGACATCGCCGCGTCCTCGGGCGGGGTGCCCAGCAGCGAGGCCAGCGAGGGCCGGGCGAACGCCACCCAGCCCGCCACGCTGGGCAGCGTGGTCAGATCCTCACCGCGGGCCAGGGCCCCCACGGCGCCGCAGTGCGAATGCCCGCAGACGATGATGTCGGAGACCTCGAGCACCTGGACCGCGTACTCAATGGTGGCGGCCTCCCCCGACCGCCGGCTCGGCCGGTACGGCGGAATGATGTTGCCCGCATTGCGCAGCTCGAAGAGTTCGCCCGGGGCGGCGCGGGTGATGAGGGTAGGGACCACGCGCGAATCCGAGCAGCTGATGAACAGGGTCGTGGGGGACTGTCCGGCGGCGAACCGCCGGAACAGTTCCCCGTTGGGCTCTATGCGATGTCGAAAGGACCGAGCCCGCTGAAAAAGGTCGCTCATCCTCACGTCTCCTGACTCCGGACATCCCCGGTGGATGCCGCTCAGTGAAGAGACTGTGAGGGTGGCGTGAGTTACCTGTGAGACCACGGTGAGAGTGTTCTCATGGACACGACAAAGAGGTTTATTCGGCAGATAGCCCGCTGGTCAGGCGCGCAGCCGGTAGCCGACGCCGCGGATGGTCTCCACCCTGCCAGCTCCCACCTTGCGGCGCAGGTAGCGCACGTAGACGTCGACGATGTTCGACCCCGGGTCGTAGTCGAATCCCCAGACGCGGCTGAGCAGCTGTTCGCGGGTCAGCACCTGGTCGGGATTGCGCAGGAACACCTCGGCCAGGGCGAACTCCCGCGAGGACAGCTCCGCCACCCGCCCGTCCACGTGCGCGCGGCGGGTGCGCAGATCGAGGGCGAGGTCGCCGACGCGCAGCAGTGTCGCCTCCGGGGCGCCTTCCCCGCGCAGCCGCAGGCGCACCCGTGCCAGCAGCTCCTCGAAGGCGAACGGCTTGGAGATGTAGTCGTCGGCGCCGCCCTCCAGCCCGGCGACGACGTCGGACACGCTGTCCCGGGCCGTCAGGATGACCACCGGGATGGCCACGCGGGCCTCGCGGAGCTTGCGCAGCACGGTGAACCCGTCGCAGACCGGGAGCCCCAGGTCCAGGATCAGCAGGGCGCAGCCGCCAACCCGCGCCTGCTCGTACGCGGAGAGCCCGTCAGCGACGACCGTGGTGACGAAGCCGTTGCTGCGCAGGCCCTTCTCGACGAAGGCGGAGATCCTGGCCTCGTCCTCCGCTATGAGAATCCGGTTGTTCATGGTGTCCTCTCTGCCAAGGGAAGTGAGCAGGCAGGTCGATGACGAATCGGGCACCCCCGCCCCCGGCGTCCTCCACCCAGGCGGTGCCGCCGTGCGCCTGCGCGATCTCGCGGACGATGGCAAGCCCGAGGCCGATCCCCGTGCCCGCGGGATCGGGTGAAGCGACACGGCCCGCCTGGGCGAAGCGGCCGAAAATTCGCTCCCGGTCCTCGGGCCCGACGCCCGGCCCGGAATCACGCACCCACAGCACTACGCGGCCCTCACGCACCGCGGAGCCCATCTCCACCAGGTCGCCGTCCCGCGTGTGCCGCACCGCGTTCGCCGCGAGCTGGATCAGCCCCTGGGTGAGCCGCTGGCCATCGACGAGCACGGTGGCCTCGGACACCGCCGCGA harbors:
- a CDS encoding class I SAM-dependent methyltransferase, with product MPAQVSAWHFQAFQRSAAGPAQALPVPKRMEWTTRRGLGPGAEILGRDLRQRSVLELGCGPGRNVAHLAARHGAIVTGVDLVGLQVRRARSHYGRLDRITLVAGHAVTFLQATGGQYDAIYSVFGAIGLVSPELLLPAIAEHLRAGRILAFSVPHPARGGRRPSSDDRPRWDFVTLPDGSRLPIARWEFDANRWDAHLARAGLRATSARELRGSRHDRWPTTLLITARKT
- a CDS encoding SulP family inorganic anion transporter; the encoded protein is MVASLVVFLVALPLCIGVAAASGVPVALGIISGIIGGLVVGFLPGSRLQVSGPAAGLAALVLEFVGAHGLALLGPVVLVSGLIQMALGALRMGRLFQSISLAVVQGMLAGIGLPLILSQTYALTDSKQLGSALKNIAGLPDLMTAVFAEPHKRYALILGALSLALCFLWKKVPAPLGKLPAPLVAVMLGSVLAALPGFDVKRVEVGNLLGAVHFAGPSGFAGLAEPEVITMVITFAVIASAESLFSAAAVDKMHDGPRTQYNAELFSQGVGNTLCGFLGALPMTAVIARSAANVQAGAKTKVSRILHGGWLLGFGLLLPGLLGLIPVAVLSGILVHAGWKLFDPPAFPKMWRTDRGEGIVMIITTLAIMVANLLEGVVAGLAVAIVLVALRMSRITIHKTTDNGTVRLEMHGNATFLRLPRLIESLESVANERRVQVDLTRVQHLDLACRSQVEEWAQQRRKAGAEEVQVLLPGAEPQADAPARHSEQEADTREFQVPIPGPRRPQDVRPPAAPGRYDPAGVPEHGYAAQVPVYVQQYAAPPHHYPYSHGIAPEPAYWTPEDDRAAQAYWDGNQR
- a CDS encoding carbonic anhydrase — its product is MSDLFQRARSFRHRIEPNGELFRRFAAGQSPTTLFISCSDSRVVPTLITRAAPGELFELRNAGNIIPPYRPSRRSGEAATIEYAVQVLEVSDIIVCGHSHCGAVGALARGEDLTTLPSVAGWVAFARPSLASLLGTPPEDAAMSKIVQRHVTAQLETLRGYPQVERRRAEGLLNLHGWFYRVDTGGVWERDDIEGTFGRH
- a CDS encoding response regulator transcription factor, translating into MNNRILIAEDEARISAFVEKGLRSNGFVTTVVADGLSAYEQARVGGCALLILDLGLPVCDGFTVLRKLREARVAIPVVILTARDSVSDVVAGLEGGADDYISKPFAFEELLARVRLRLRGEGAPEATLLRVGDLALDLRTRRAHVDGRVAELSSREFALAEVFLRNPDQVLTREQLLSRVWGFDYDPGSNIVDVYVRYLRRKVGAGRVETIRGVGYRLRA